TCGTACGGGCCGCGGTGGTGCATGTGCTGGGGGCGTCCGCCACGGCCTTCTGGCGGCTGGACGTGCCGCCGTTGACGGCGACCTCCCTCAGCGGGCGCGGCGGACGCTGGAACCTGCGGCTGGGACTTCCACTGGATCGGGCGGACGCGGCCTGAGGCCGTGTCCGCCCGATCGTCGTCGGTCTCCGGGACGGAGTCCGCGGCTCACCGCGAGGCGGTCACCGCCGTCCCCGCGGGGATCGCGGCGGGCTTCGGGTTCAGCAGCCGTTCGGCCAGTTCCCCGAAGACGAGGCCGAAGCCTGCCCACATCGTGATCTGCAAGGCGAGCGAGGAGAGCCGGAACCGCCACAGCAGGGCCGCCGGGAAGTCCGTCGGCACCTCGTTGACGGAGGGCAGGAACGCGTAGGCCAGCCCGATCACGACGGTGAAGCCGAGAACGGCGACGACCGTGGCGTACCAGGCTCCCAGTCCCGGTGCGAGCCGTTTGCCCGCGATCACGGCGGCGACCGCGAGGAGCACGCCGAGCACCATCATCAGGAAGTACAGGGTGGTCCGCTTGGCGATGGTGTCGTGGTCACCGACCGCGGGCGGATTGGCCGGGTACTTGAGGAACGGGACGACGTACACGGTGAGCAGCGCCGCTCCCGAGAGCAGGAGCGCCGTGGCCCGGGGGCTGAAGCGGCCGACGCGGCCGAGCGCGAAGCAGTACGCCAGGGCGGCGATGCCGCCGAAGGCGACCCCGTACACCAGGACGCCGGTGGCGAGGCCCGCGGTGGACTGGAGGCTGCGGGAGACGAGTTCGACCTCGTGCTCGTGCGCGGGCGCGTGGGACTCCTCGAAGCCGATCGCGCCGTCGACGTTCGGCTCACCGAGGAAGTAGGCGA
The window above is part of the Streptomyces sp. NBC_00425 genome. Proteins encoded here:
- a CDS encoding CbtA family protein produces the protein MNSATVRNLLVRGMLAGLAAGVLALVVAYFLGEPNVDGAIGFEESHAPAHEHEVELVSRSLQSTAGLATGVLVYGVAFGGIAALAYCFALGRVGRFSPRATALLLSGAALLTVYVVPFLKYPANPPAVGDHDTIAKRTTLYFLMMVLGVLLAVAAVIAGKRLAPGLGAWYATVVAVLGFTVVIGLAYAFLPSVNEVPTDFPAALLWRFRLSSLALQITMWAGFGLVFGELAERLLNPKPAAIPAGTAVTASR